A genome region from Pseudomonas helmanticensis includes the following:
- a CDS encoding LysR substrate-binding domain-containing protein, translating to MNPRTLTPSMSLLLAFEAAARHESYTRAAHELSLTQSAVSRQVQILEKMLGMRLFTREGRQVVLTDVGRMYQRELAEALGQIRSATLQAMAFGSGIHSLRLATLPTFGSKWLLPRLKDFYTAHPGMTVHLHSRIEAIDFDTSEIDAAICVGGGDWPGLTALPLHTEELVVIASAQLSSAERDDAEQQIAGQLLLNVSSNAQAWAEWFSHHGLPHRSMRIGPSFEMTSHLIQAVRANIGVGLVPRILVEDELHSGELLQLGEPITSRRSYYLVYPPRNENLPSLKAFRDWLLETL from the coding sequence ATGAATCCGCGCACGCTCACCCCCTCCATGTCGTTATTGCTGGCTTTCGAGGCTGCCGCGCGCCACGAAAGCTACACCCGCGCCGCCCATGAACTGTCGCTGACGCAAAGTGCGGTCAGCCGGCAGGTGCAGATTCTCGAGAAAATGCTCGGCATGCGCCTGTTCACTCGCGAAGGTCGGCAAGTGGTGCTGACCGACGTCGGGCGCATGTATCAGCGTGAACTCGCGGAAGCGCTGGGGCAGATTCGCAGTGCGACGTTGCAGGCGATGGCCTTTGGTTCGGGCATTCACAGTTTGCGCTTGGCGACGCTGCCGACTTTTGGTTCGAAATGGCTGTTGCCGCGCCTGAAGGATTTCTACACCGCGCATCCGGGCATGACCGTGCACTTGCATTCGCGTATCGAAGCGATCGACTTTGATACCAGCGAAATCGACGCGGCGATTTGCGTTGGCGGCGGTGACTGGCCGGGGCTGACCGCCCTGCCCCTGCACACCGAAGAACTGGTGGTGATTGCCAGCGCGCAGCTGTCCTCGGCTGAACGCGACGACGCCGAACAACAGATTGCCGGGCAACTGCTGCTCAATGTCAGCAGCAATGCGCAGGCGTGGGCGGAGTGGTTCAGCCATCACGGCCTGCCACATCGCAGCATGCGTATCGGCCCGAGTTTTGAAATGACTTCGCACCTGATTCAGGCGGTGCGGGCGAATATTGGTGTGGGGTTGGTGCCGAGGATTCTGGTGGAGGATGAGTTGCACAGTGGCGAGCTGCTGCAATTGGGTGAGCCGATTACCAGTCGGCGCAGCTATTACCTGGTGTATCCGCCGCGCAATGAGAATTTGCCGTCAC